Genomic DNA from Salinibacterium sp. NK8237:
ATGTTCGGGTTTTCTTCATCACTGCGATCATTCCCGCAGCGGCATTTGTTTACACCCTGCTACAGACTCCCGCAGTTTTCGCGAATACGCCGCCGGCTGAAACCATTCCGTGGATCTCCCAACTCCAGCTCGATCTCAGCTTTCGGGTCGACACCCTCTCGTGGCTACTCTCCCTCGTTGTCACGGGCGTAGGTACTCTCGTGATGCTGTACTGCATCAAGTACTTCACAGCCACCGAAGAAGGTCTCGGTCGGTTCGCCGCGGTCTTCCTCGCCTTCACGGGCACGATGTACGGCCTTGTAATCGCGGACAACGTCTACCTACTCTTTATTCTGTGGGAAGCCACGACGGTGTTCTCGTTCCTACTCATCGGCCACTACACCGGTCGACTGGCGAGTCGCATCGCTGCGATGCAGGCTCTCATTGTCACGACCGCCGGTGGGCTCGTGATGTTGGTCGGGCTCGTCATGCTGGCCGCACGCACCGGCACCGCGAGCCTGTCACGGATCATTGAACTCGCTCCCGACGGCACCGCGGTCACGATTGCGATCATGCTGATTCTCGTGGGAGCGCTCAGCAAATCGGCCATCGTTCCCTTCCAGTTCTGGCTTCCTTCAGCTATGGCCGCTCCCACTCCTGTCAGCGCCTACTTGCACGCTGCGGCAATGGTTCAAGCCGGCATTTATCTCATCGCACGGCTAGCGCCCGCGTTCGCTGAAACCCCCGGCTGGCAACCACTCCTGCTCGGACTTGGAGTGTTCACGATGCTGGTGGGCGGATGGCGCGCGCTCACCCAGATCGATCTCAAACTCTTGCTTGCCTATGGCACCGTCAGCCAGCTCGGGTTCTTGCTGACCGTCGTAAGTTTTGGCACTCGCACCGCGGCTCTTGCCGGAGTAGCTCTGATCCTTGCTCACGCTCTTTTCAAGGCGGCGCTGTTCATGGTCGTCGGGCTCATCGACCATCGCGTCGGAACGCGTGACCTCACCAAGTTGAGCGGGCTCGGCCGCGAAGCTCCGTTCCTCACGACGGTCGCGATCATCGCCACTGCGTCGATGGCCGGAATTCCTTTCACCGCAGGCTTTGTTGCCAAAGAATCCGTCTTGGCGAGCTTCGTTGAGAGCGCAACAACGGGATCGGCGCTGGGTTGGATCGCGATCATTGGCGTCGCAGTCGGCTCGACTCTCACCGTCGCGTACAGCGCACGCTTTCTCTGGGGTGCCTTCGCCAGCAAAGATGGCGTTGAGACGGTACGACCGCTTCACGAGAACGTCTGGTTCTTGTCGTCACCCGCAATTCTCGCCGCAAGCGGTCTCGTTCTTGCCCCACTCTTCGGCACCATCGGAACCGTCCTTGAAGGTTATTCGCAGCTATTCCCCTCCGAGGGATACGACTACTCCCTCAAGCTGTGGCACGGTTTCGACGCCGCCTTCTTTGTCTCTGCCGCCACGCTCGTCGGCGGCCTCGCGCTGTTCTGGGCACGCACCCAGGTCTTCAGGCTCCAATCCCGAGTGCCCTCGGTGGTCGACTCGAACAAGCTGTACCGTTCCAGCCTGCGCGTGCTCGACCGCGTTGCGCTGCGAGTGACAGCAACGACGCAGCGAGGTTCGCTGCCGTTCTACCTCACCGTGATCCTGCTCGTGATGGTCGGCTCAGTAGGCAGCACGCTAGCGCTGAATCGCACCTGGCCAGACTCCATCCGACTTTTTGACAGCGCAGGGCAACTCGCCATCGGCACGGTCATGATCGTTGCCGCCCTCGCCTTGCTCGGCGCTCAGAAGCGCTTCCAAGCTGCCGTGCTCGTCGGAATTGTCGGCTACGGAATGGCCGCGCTGTTCGCGTTTCACGGCGCCCCCGATATCGCCCTCACCCAGGTTCTCGTTGAAACCGTCACCCTTATCGCGTTCGTGTTGGTGCTTCGGCGGCTCCCTGCTCGACTGGGCAAAGCACACGGCAGTTCGCGACGCGTTTTGCGCGGGGCCGTTGGCCTCTCCGTCGGCCTTCTCA
This window encodes:
- a CDS encoding Na+/H+ antiporter subunit A; the protein is MIALLCAFALVSLAIPALTRLLHVRVFFITAIIPAAAFVYTLLQTPAVFANTPPAETIPWISQLQLDLSFRVDTLSWLLSLVVTGVGTLVMLYCIKYFTATEEGLGRFAAVFLAFTGTMYGLVIADNVYLLFILWEATTVFSFLLIGHYTGRLASRIAAMQALIVTTAGGLVMLVGLVMLAARTGTASLSRIIELAPDGTAVTIAIMLILVGALSKSAIVPFQFWLPSAMAAPTPVSAYLHAAAMVQAGIYLIARLAPAFAETPGWQPLLLGLGVFTMLVGGWRALTQIDLKLLLAYGTVSQLGFLLTVVSFGTRTAALAGVALILAHALFKAALFMVVGLIDHRVGTRDLTKLSGLGREAPFLTTVAIIATASMAGIPFTAGFVAKESVLASFVESATTGSALGWIAIIGVAVGSTLTVAYSARFLWGAFASKDGVETVRPLHENVWFLSSPAILAASGLVLAPLFGTIGTVLEGYSQLFPSEGYDYSLKLWHGFDAAFFVSAATLVGGLALFWARTQVFRLQSRVPSVVDSNKLYRSSLRVLDRVALRVTATTQRGSLPFYLTVILLVMVGSVGSTLALNRTWPDSIRLFDSAGQLAIGTVMIVAALALLGAQKRFQAAVLVGIVGYGMAALFAFHGAPDIALTQVLVETVTLIAFVLVLRRLPARLGKAHGSSRRVLRGAVGLSVGLLMGVVAVVALGARSAEPISASLPQLAYEIGHGQNVVNVVLVDIRGWDTLGELSVIVAAATGVASLVFLRSRTDNLPRVSETRARGTIRARLKPSREVVSSEYLPGVQDPSTRNAWLLAGRRLAPENRSILLEVVIRLLFHPLIVLSIYLLFAGHNLPGGGFAAGLVAGLALAGRYLAGGRYELGAAAPFDAGRILGVGLVLAAGTATVPLFLGADALTSTFFEITIPVLGHLEFSTSTIFDIGVYLVVIGMVLDVLRSLGAEIDRQREESSESLESGSTI